The Gordonibacter urolithinfaciens genome contains a region encoding:
- a CDS encoding molybdopterin-dependent oxidoreductase: MEERDYRFVKHENPYTYRDGDLTVTRGSAWSGPGCHLGCGVLLYTNDEGELVKVEGDPENPFNEGRLCVRCLDLPEMVNNPKRLTHPLRRAKADRGRDRWERIGWDEALDLIACELNKVKEEHGPESVIFSCGTGRDIAPYITRLCWSFGSPNFVNIFSGNACYLPRVAGCIATTGAFWVADCAQQFPDRYDNPAWRMPETMFVWGNYPLIANSDGFFGHWVVDLMKRGMKIVMIDPKVTWLSAKAEVHLPVRPGTDAALALAMMNVIIGEDLYDHDFVDRWCYGFEELREHVQPFTPEYAETTTWVPAERIRKAARILAASKPATLQWGVAVDMTKEALPAGQAIMALFQVTGNVEVPGGIIVPPEILNYGGGWGFELLGDEQNEKRLGLDKYSLFRLGFQAAHPNTTVEAMKTGEPYPIKAAWVQTSNFLACMSANSTEVAECFRKLDFVAGADLFMTPTIMAFYDVVLPAAMFPERDGVRLGDGAQRAEAINKVCQVGECKSDMEMNLELGRRLAPEAWPWDNVQDMFTEMIATSGITFPELREAAPVYLPFEYKKHEKGLLRPDGSPGFYTATGRIELWSTYYQNAGLDPLPVFDEPSPGPLATPELLDEYPLVLCTGARRWPFFHSEHRQAKRLLAMHPDPWIEIHPETCARLGVADGDWVWVENMLGRAKRRVKETPIFDPRIVAADHGWWNPEGDPENLYDIGDLCINNLIPWGNGKSGFGGNYKTNLCKVYKMKEGE, from the coding sequence ATGGAGGAGCGAGACTACCGGTTCGTGAAGCACGAGAATCCCTACACGTACCGGGACGGCGACCTGACGGTCACGCGCGGGAGCGCTTGGTCGGGACCGGGGTGCCACCTGGGCTGCGGCGTGCTGCTCTACACCAACGACGAGGGAGAGCTCGTGAAGGTGGAGGGCGATCCGGAGAACCCGTTCAACGAGGGGCGCCTGTGCGTGCGCTGCCTGGATTTGCCCGAGATGGTGAACAACCCGAAGCGCCTCACGCATCCGCTGCGCCGCGCGAAGGCCGACCGCGGCCGCGACCGCTGGGAGCGCATCGGCTGGGACGAGGCGCTCGACCTCATCGCCTGTGAGCTCAACAAGGTGAAGGAGGAGCACGGTCCCGAGTCCGTTATCTTCTCGTGCGGCACCGGGCGCGACATCGCGCCGTACATCACGCGTCTGTGCTGGTCGTTCGGCTCGCCGAACTTCGTGAACATCTTCTCCGGCAACGCGTGCTACCTGCCGCGCGTGGCCGGCTGCATCGCCACCACGGGCGCGTTCTGGGTGGCCGACTGCGCCCAGCAGTTCCCCGACCGCTACGACAACCCCGCATGGCGGATGCCCGAGACCATGTTCGTGTGGGGCAACTACCCGCTCATCGCGAACTCCGACGGCTTCTTCGGCCACTGGGTGGTGGACCTCATGAAGCGCGGCATGAAGATCGTTATGATCGACCCCAAGGTCACGTGGCTCTCCGCCAAGGCCGAGGTGCACCTGCCGGTGCGCCCGGGCACCGACGCGGCGCTGGCGCTCGCCATGATGAACGTGATCATCGGCGAGGACCTGTACGACCACGACTTCGTCGACCGCTGGTGCTACGGTTTCGAGGAGCTGCGCGAGCATGTGCAGCCGTTCACGCCCGAGTACGCCGAGACCACCACGTGGGTCCCGGCCGAGCGCATCCGCAAAGCCGCGCGCATCCTGGCGGCGAGCAAGCCCGCGACGCTGCAGTGGGGCGTGGCGGTGGACATGACGAAGGAGGCGCTGCCGGCCGGGCAGGCCATCATGGCGCTCTTCCAGGTGACGGGCAACGTGGAGGTGCCCGGCGGCATCATCGTGCCGCCCGAGATCCTGAACTACGGCGGCGGCTGGGGCTTCGAGCTTCTGGGCGACGAGCAGAACGAGAAGCGCCTCGGCCTGGACAAGTACTCGCTGTTCCGCCTGGGCTTCCAGGCGGCGCACCCCAACACCACCGTCGAGGCCATGAAGACGGGCGAGCCGTACCCCATCAAGGCCGCCTGGGTGCAGACGTCGAACTTCCTGGCCTGCATGTCCGCGAACTCCACGGAGGTGGCGGAGTGCTTCCGCAAGCTGGACTTCGTGGCCGGCGCCGACCTGTTCATGACGCCCACTATCATGGCGTTCTACGACGTGGTGCTGCCGGCGGCCATGTTCCCCGAGCGCGACGGGGTGCGCCTGGGAGACGGCGCGCAGCGCGCCGAGGCCATCAACAAGGTGTGCCAGGTGGGCGAGTGCAAGTCCGACATGGAGATGAACCTGGAGCTGGGCCGTCGCCTGGCCCCCGAGGCGTGGCCGTGGGACAACGTGCAGGACATGTTCACCGAGATGATCGCCACCTCCGGCATCACGTTCCCCGAGCTGCGCGAGGCGGCGCCCGTGTACCTTCCTTTCGAGTACAAGAAGCACGAGAAGGGGCTTTTGCGCCCCGACGGCAGCCCCGGGTTCTACACGGCCACGGGCCGCATCGAGCTCTGGTCGACGTACTACCAGAACGCCGGGCTCGACCCGCTGCCCGTGTTCGACGAGCCTTCTCCTGGCCCCCTGGCCACGCCGGAGCTTCTGGACGAGTACCCGCTCGTGCTGTGCACGGGCGCGCGCCGCTGGCCGTTCTTCCATTCGGAGCATCGCCAGGCCAAGCGCCTTCTGGCCATGCACCCCGACCCGTGGATCGAGATCCATCCCGAGACGTGCGCGCGCTTGGGCGTGGCGGACGGCGACTGGGTGTGGGTGGAGAACATGCTCGGGCGCGCGAAGCGCCGCGTGAAGGAGACGCCCATCTTCGACCCGCGCATCGTGGCGGCCGACCACGGCTGGTGGAACCCCGAGGGCGACCCCGAGAACCTCTACGACATCGGGGACCTGTGCATCAACAACCTCATACCCTGGGGCAACGGCAAGAGCGGCTTCGGCGGAAACTACAAGACGAACCTGTGCAAGGTGTACAAGATGAAGGAGGGCGAGTGA
- a CDS encoding oxidoreductase yields the protein MAEYGLLVDYEWCTGCHSCEMACAVEHGFPQGQCGVAVCEVGPWSYGPENDRWQVGYQPAFTDQCDLCAARTAAGGVPTCVKHCQAKCLEYGPLDELAGRLGAKAKQALVALG from the coding sequence ATGGCGGAATACGGGCTGCTGGTGGATTACGAGTGGTGCACGGGATGCCATTCGTGCGAGATGGCGTGCGCGGTGGAGCATGGGTTCCCGCAGGGCCAATGCGGCGTGGCGGTGTGCGAGGTGGGGCCGTGGAGCTACGGGCCCGAGAACGACCGCTGGCAGGTGGGCTACCAGCCGGCGTTCACCGACCAGTGCGACCTGTGCGCCGCGCGCACGGCGGCGGGCGGCGTGCCCACGTGCGTGAAGCACTGCCAGGCGAAGTGCCTGGAGTACGGCCCGCTCGACGAGCTGGCGGGCAGGCTGGGCGCCAAGGCGAAGCAGGCGCTCGTGGCGCTGGGCTGA
- a CDS encoding helix-turn-helix transcriptional regulator — MKERKPKGRVSRALHGLAGGRGASADSLVHEWQVLPTVAVSCYWIWLYLAYSLDVFVVSSDAFVRFDILQKGFGFLGAALFMAAVSLLRTASFFERTPFLALFSAASGASIVVASALARAGVPVAFPVVLAVWLLMGAGTAAAFLRLFSGLQDAGQGRFCAVNALALFLSGFFYLLLLGLQDGIRLVLTVFVVCIAAFAPLRPPGEAPGAARAPSARGDVPSPEAGNAAVAALLSFRGELFLLSVVFGLAYCLGISLSIMSNSLEFIWLSLCVPGIFLVLYSVLLKDRVSVRVLLTLLFPIAAFLLLLLPFSNPFGLVLCCSLLVMCFTTYDVLNVVRLREIIAVNRLPEAKSWATGRYPQLAGLVLGWAAGYGMLMTDDALRVLLPAVCVGLVVAIVAMLTRYVWRYSDAAGGSAHVPEETVGRVHDAIVLRYGLSPREREVMELLVRGYSTDRIGKDLHISYHTVKTHVYHIYQKVGVHAQQELIDLVEERLRLMR, encoded by the coding sequence GTGAAGGAGCGGAAACCGAAGGGGCGCGTCTCGCGCGCGTTGCACGGTCTTGCCGGCGGCCGGGGAGCGTCTGCCGACTCGCTCGTGCATGAATGGCAGGTGCTTCCGACCGTTGCGGTGTCGTGCTATTGGATATGGCTGTACCTCGCCTACTCGCTCGACGTGTTCGTGGTCTCCTCGGACGCGTTCGTGCGTTTCGACATCCTGCAGAAGGGGTTCGGCTTCCTGGGGGCCGCGCTCTTCATGGCGGCCGTGTCGCTGCTGCGCACGGCCTCGTTCTTCGAGCGCACGCCGTTCCTGGCGCTTTTCTCCGCGGCCTCCGGTGCGTCGATCGTCGTCGCGTCAGCGCTCGCGCGCGCCGGCGTGCCCGTGGCGTTCCCGGTGGTGCTGGCCGTGTGGCTGCTCATGGGCGCCGGCACGGCGGCGGCGTTCCTGCGCCTCTTCAGCGGTTTGCAGGATGCGGGGCAGGGGAGGTTCTGCGCCGTGAACGCGCTTGCGCTCTTCCTCTCGGGGTTCTTCTACCTGCTTCTGCTGGGCCTGCAGGACGGCATCCGGCTCGTGCTGACGGTGTTCGTGGTGTGCATCGCGGCCTTCGCGCCGCTGCGCCCGCCCGGGGAGGCCCCGGGCGCCGCTCGCGCCCCTTCCGCGCGCGGGGACGTGCCGTCGCCGGAGGCCGGCAACGCGGCGGTGGCGGCGCTCCTGAGCTTCCGCGGCGAGCTGTTCCTGTTGAGCGTGGTGTTCGGCCTGGCGTACTGCCTGGGCATATCGCTCAGCATCATGTCGAACAGCTTGGAGTTCATCTGGCTGTCGCTGTGCGTGCCCGGCATCTTCCTCGTGCTGTACAGCGTGCTCCTGAAGGACCGCGTGTCCGTGCGCGTGCTCCTGACGCTCCTGTTCCCCATTGCGGCGTTCTTACTGCTCCTGCTCCCGTTCAGCAACCCTTTCGGGCTCGTGCTGTGCTGCAGCCTGCTGGTCATGTGCTTCACCACCTACGACGTGCTCAACGTGGTGCGGTTGCGCGAGATCATCGCGGTCAACCGGCTGCCGGAGGCGAAGTCGTGGGCGACGGGGCGCTACCCGCAGCTTGCGGGCCTCGTGCTGGGATGGGCCGCGGGCTACGGCATGCTGATGACCGACGACGCGCTCAGGGTGCTGCTGCCGGCCGTGTGCGTAGGGCTGGTGGTGGCCATCGTGGCCATGCTCACGCGCTATGTGTGGAGGTACAGCGACGCGGCGGGCGGGTCTGCCCATGTGCCGGAGGAGACGGTGGGGCGCGTGCACGACGCCATCGTGCTGCGTTACGGCCTGTCGCCGCGCGAGCGCGAGGTCATGGAGCTCTTGGTACGCGGCTACAGCACCGATCGCATCGGCAAGGACCTGCACATCTCGTACCACACGGTCAAGACGCACGTGTACCACATCTACCAGAAGGTGGGCGTGCACGCCCAGCAGGAGCTCATCGACCTGGTGGAGGAGCGCTTGCGCCTCATGCGCTGA
- a CDS encoding Crp/Fnr family transcriptional regulator, with the protein MERDAAGLPSFASSCLAHPVYGDLLRRQTYKTAETVHAQGTPIREFGIVTEGCLKTARYTVDGHELCNGYFEKDDVFPELLYFTGEKVYTYNLLAVRKTTVMWLDTSFFELMLRTDSQMLYRFMLYLSRRGLKNQMLLCCLRYQTIRERIAFWVLWMDDIAQDGFVELPSSQTIWANDLRVSRPSLNQEAKRMEKQGYFRMDGCRLEVLDREGLELLL; encoded by the coding sequence TTGGAGCGAGACGCAGCAGGACTGCCCTCGTTCGCCAGCTCCTGCCTGGCGCATCCCGTGTACGGCGACCTCCTGCGGCGCCAAACGTACAAGACGGCCGAGACGGTCCACGCGCAGGGGACGCCCATCAGGGAGTTCGGCATCGTGACCGAGGGGTGCCTGAAAACGGCACGCTACACCGTTGACGGCCACGAGCTGTGCAACGGGTACTTCGAGAAGGACGACGTGTTCCCCGAGCTGCTCTACTTCACCGGCGAGAAGGTGTATACCTACAACCTGCTGGCCGTGAGGAAGACCACGGTCATGTGGCTGGACACGTCGTTCTTCGAGCTGATGTTGAGGACGGACAGCCAGATGCTGTACCGCTTCATGCTCTACCTGTCGAGGAGGGGGCTGAAGAACCAGATGCTTCTGTGCTGCCTGCGCTACCAGACCATACGGGAGCGCATAGCCTTCTGGGTGCTGTGGATGGACGACATCGCGCAGGACGGCTTCGTGGAGCTGCCCTCGTCCCAGACGATCTGGGCGAACGATCTGCGCGTCTCCCGCCCGTCGCTCAACCAGGAGGCCAAGCGCATGGAGAAGCAGGGCTACTTCCGCATGGACGGCTGCCGGCTGGAAGTGCTCGACCGGGAGGGCCTCGAGCTCTTGCTGTAG
- a CDS encoding aryl-sulfate sulfotransferase: MGQPSVFPHGTTIYNPEKCWNGYTIVPLINDGVLLFDMNGNEVRRWNMQAMPPKLLPGGYVMGYAGTRHPDYGMQDGVNLQEIDYDGNIVWQFDRFENIDDPGRDHRWMARQHHDFQREGNPVGYYVPGMDAKPLEGNTLILAHQTLHNPNVSDKKLLDDCMYEVDWEGNIVWKWSITDHFDELGFDEAAKNVLARDPNMRTSDGGVGDYLHVNCMSYLGPNKWHDQGDMRFKPDNIIFDSREANILAIIDKETGKIVWKIGPDFNATPELRKLGWIIGQHHLHMIPKGLPGEGNLLVFDNGGWGGYGVPNPGSRDGSKNALRDYSRIIEFDPTTLEIVWKLTPKELGHAIPTDASKFYSPYVSSAQRLPNGNTLVDEGSDGRLIEVTPDHEIVWEWICPYYSHNDEGPRNNMVYRAYRYPYSYVPQEPVPQEVPVERIDNATWRLPNAGAFGAKTVVDVEGTLPYYPDVALCVATDDEADLSLREKVFSVDTDVFVPVDTMGAWNDEVLKAEGKPVLVLFGAERCVHCKALHPVLEEALGEEYEGMFRIRYVDVDKSPEIAKGCQALGIPVVAVFNQGKEVLRFAGERDYDDVCELLDRALA, encoded by the coding sequence ATGGGTCAACCGAGCGTATTCCCTCACGGCACCACCATCTACAACCCCGAGAAGTGCTGGAACGGGTACACCATCGTGCCCCTCATCAACGACGGCGTGCTGCTGTTCGACATGAACGGCAACGAGGTGCGGCGCTGGAACATGCAGGCCATGCCGCCGAAGCTGCTGCCGGGCGGCTACGTCATGGGCTATGCAGGCACCCGGCATCCCGACTACGGCATGCAGGACGGCGTGAACCTGCAGGAGATCGACTACGACGGCAACATCGTGTGGCAGTTCGACCGCTTCGAGAACATCGACGACCCCGGCCGCGACCACCGCTGGATGGCGCGCCAGCACCACGACTTCCAGCGCGAGGGCAACCCCGTGGGCTACTACGTGCCGGGCATGGACGCCAAGCCGCTCGAGGGCAACACGCTCATCCTCGCCCACCAGACGCTGCACAACCCCAACGTCTCCGACAAGAAGCTGCTCGACGACTGCATGTACGAGGTTGACTGGGAGGGCAACATCGTGTGGAAGTGGTCCATCACCGATCACTTCGACGAGCTGGGCTTCGACGAGGCGGCGAAGAACGTGCTGGCCCGCGACCCGAACATGCGCACCTCGGACGGCGGCGTGGGCGACTACCTGCACGTGAACTGCATGAGCTACCTGGGGCCGAACAAGTGGCACGACCAGGGCGACATGCGCTTCAAGCCCGACAACATCATCTTCGACTCGCGCGAGGCCAACATCCTGGCCATCATCGACAAGGAGACGGGCAAGATCGTGTGGAAGATCGGCCCCGACTTCAACGCCACCCCCGAGCTGAGGAAGCTCGGCTGGATCATCGGCCAGCACCACCTGCACATGATTCCGAAGGGCCTGCCGGGCGAGGGCAACCTGCTCGTGTTCGACAACGGCGGCTGGGGCGGCTACGGCGTGCCGAACCCCGGCTCGCGCGACGGCTCCAAGAACGCCCTGCGCGACTACAGCCGCATCATCGAGTTCGACCCCACCACGCTCGAGATCGTGTGGAAGCTCACGCCGAAGGAGCTGGGCCACGCCATACCCACCGATGCGAGCAAGTTCTACAGCCCCTACGTGTCGAGCGCCCAGCGCCTGCCGAACGGCAACACGCTGGTGGACGAGGGCAGCGACGGCCGCTTGATCGAGGTCACGCCCGACCACGAGATCGTGTGGGAATGGATCTGCCCCTACTACAGCCACAACGACGAGGGGCCGCGCAACAACATGGTCTACCGCGCCTACCGCTACCCCTACAGCTACGTGCCGCAGGAGCCGGTGCCGCAGGAGGTGCCCGTGGAGCGCATCGACAACGCCACATGGCGCCTGCCCAACGCCGGCGCATTCGGCGCCAAGACGGTGGTGGACGTGGAGGGCACACTGCCCTACTACCCGGACGTGGCCCTCTGCGTGGCCACGGACGACGAGGCCGACCTGAGCCTGCGCGAGAAGGTGTTCTCCGTGGACACCGACGTGTTCGTGCCCGTCGATACCATGGGCGCCTGGAACGACGAGGTGCTGAAGGCCGAGGGGAAGCCGGTGCTCGTGCTGTTCGGCGCCGAGCGCTGTGTGCACTGCAAGGCGCTCCACCCCGTGCTGGAGGAGGCCTTGGGCGAAGAGTACGAGGGCATGTTCCGGATCCGCTACGTTGACGTGGACAAGAGCCCCGAGATCGCGAAGGGCTGCCAGGCCCTCGGCATTCCGGTGGTGGCCGTGTTCAACCAGGGCAAGGAGGTGTTGCGGTTCGCCGGCGAAAGAGATTATGATGACGTCTGCGAGCTGCTGGACCGCGCGCTCGCGTAA
- a CDS encoding NAD(P)/FAD-dependent oxidoreductase, whose translation MAETYDMIIVGGGAGGLSAAVYAGRAERKALLIEKGSYGGRINETREIRNYPGTIGDTGIGLMEKFKAHALAFPTNELKRTTVTGIKQLDDGNFLVQTKRRGDFETRCVLLDLGTKPRVLGIPGEQEFAGHGVAYCATCDAEMFKGKEIYVLGAGDQAIEEADYLTGFASKVTVIVLHEEGHLDCNEVAAATAFRNPKIDFVWNSTLEEIKGRDEVEGLVIKNVVTGTSNEVETDGIFFFVGMIPQTELIRDLVECDDKGYIAVNEKKETSVPGIYAVGDCTQTFLRQVVTAAADGAIAATASERYVKEKKQIDSLLTPDAGKVAFVFYDPYDSEQIEQVSALEEKLRGEWRVERQDITRQSLLYGRLGLHASPATAFYFGGKLMGTEV comes from the coding sequence ATGGCTGAGACGTACGACATGATTATCGTAGGCGGGGGCGCCGGAGGGCTTTCGGCCGCCGTCTACGCCGGGCGGGCCGAGCGCAAGGCGCTCCTCATCGAGAAGGGGAGCTACGGCGGGCGCATCAACGAGACGCGCGAGATACGCAACTACCCGGGTACGATCGGCGACACCGGGATCGGGCTCATGGAGAAGTTCAAGGCCCACGCGCTCGCCTTCCCCACCAACGAGCTCAAGCGCACCACGGTCACCGGCATCAAGCAGCTGGACGACGGGAACTTCCTCGTGCAGACGAAGCGGCGCGGCGACTTCGAGACGCGCTGCGTCCTGCTGGACCTGGGCACGAAACCGCGCGTGCTGGGCATACCCGGCGAGCAGGAGTTCGCCGGCCACGGCGTGGCCTACTGCGCCACCTGCGACGCCGAGATGTTCAAGGGCAAGGAGATCTACGTGCTGGGCGCAGGCGACCAGGCCATCGAGGAGGCCGACTACCTCACGGGCTTCGCGTCGAAGGTGACGGTGATCGTGCTGCACGAGGAGGGGCATCTCGACTGCAACGAGGTGGCCGCCGCAACGGCGTTCCGCAACCCGAAGATCGACTTCGTGTGGAACTCGACCCTAGAGGAGATCAAAGGACGCGACGAGGTGGAGGGGCTCGTCATCAAGAACGTGGTGACGGGCACGTCGAACGAGGTGGAGACGGACGGCATCTTCTTCTTCGTGGGCATGATACCGCAGACCGAGCTGATTCGCGACCTGGTGGAATGCGACGACAAGGGCTACATCGCGGTCAACGAGAAGAAGGAGACCAGCGTGCCCGGCATCTACGCCGTGGGCGACTGCACGCAGACCTTCCTGCGCCAGGTGGTCACCGCGGCAGCCGACGGCGCCATCGCGGCGACGGCCAGCGAGCGCTACGTGAAGGAGAAGAAGCAGATCGACTCCCTGCTCACGCCCGACGCGGGCAAGGTGGCGTTCGTCTTCTACGACCCCTACGACAGCGAGCAGATAGAGCAGGTGTCCGCGCTGGAGGAGAAACTGCGCGGCGAATGGCGCGTCGAGCGCCAGGACATCACCCGGCAGTCGCTGCTGTACGGCCGCCTGGGACTGCACGCCTCCCCCGCAACCGCCTTCTACTTCGGCGGCAAGCTGATGGGAACGGAGGTGTAG